Proteins encoded in a region of the Solanum dulcamara chromosome 9, daSolDulc1.2, whole genome shotgun sequence genome:
- the LOC129902168 gene encoding subtilisin-like protease SBT1.7, whose protein sequence is MGTIPGYIINKLPCVLLNEPLSASRNHICQLAPTEKNTFLFSRELSLSSSLTHKNLKKMERLGLMFLSTLVLVLFHVFVDASQNQKKTYIIHMDKFNMPADFDDHTQWYDSSLKSVSKSANMLYTYNSVIHGYSAQLTADEAKSLEQQLGILSVHEEVRYELHTTRSPTFLGLEGRESRSFVLQTKARSDVIIGVLDTGVWPESKSFDDTGLGPVPASWKGTCQIGKNFDASSCNRKLIGARFFSQGYEAAFGAIDETMESKSPRDDEGHGTHTATTAAGSVVTSASLLGYATGTARGMASHARVAAYKVCWTGGCFSSDILAGLDQAVIDGVNVLSLSLGGTISEYHRDIVAIGAFSAASQGIFVSCSAGNSGPSSGTLSNVAPWITTVGAGTMDREFPAYIGIGSGKKLNGVSLYSGKALPSSVMPLVYAGNVSQSSNGNLCTSGSLIPEKVAGKIVVCDRGMNARAQKGLVVKDAGGIGMILANTDTYGDELVADAHLIPAAAVGQTAGNLIKQYIASNSNPTATIAFGGTKLGVQPSPVVAAFSSRGPNPITPDILKPDLIAPGVNILAGWTGKVGPSGLQEDTRNVGFNIISGTSMSCPHVSGLAALLKTAHPEWSPAAIRSALMTTSYSTYKNGKTIEDVATGTSSTPFDYGAGHVNPTAAVNPGLVYDLTVDDYINFLCALDYSPSMIKVIAKRDISCDKNKEYKVADLNYPSFAIPLETAWGEHADSSTPTVTRYTRTLTNVGNPATYKASVSSEAQEVKILVEPQILTFSQKNEKKTYTVTFTASSKPSGTTSFARLEWSDGQHVVASPIAFSWT, encoded by the coding sequence ATGGGAACAATCCCTGGCTACATTATAAATAAGCTCCCATGTGTGCTCCTCAATGAACCATTATCAGCATCCAGAAATCACATATGCCAATTAGCGCCTACTGAAAAAAACACTTTTCTTTTCAGTAGAGAACTTTCACTTTCTAGTTCTCTAACACATAAGAACCTCAAAAAGATGGAAAGACTCGGGCTCATGTTTCTTTCAACACTAGTCCTAGTGTTGTTTCATGTGTTTGTTGATGCAAGCCAGAACCAGAAGAAGACTTACATAATTCACATGGACAAGTTCAACATGCCTGCTGATTTTGATGATCATACTCAGTGGTATGACTCATCTTTGAAGTCAGTATCCAAGAGTGCCAACATGCTTTACACCTACAACAGTGTCATCCATGGCTACTCAGCACAGCTAACAGCTGATGAAGCCAAATCACTTGAACAGCAACTGGGAATTCTCTCGGTCCACGAGGAAGTGAGATACGAGCTTCACACCACTCGATCCCCTACATTTCTGGGACTTGAAGGACGTGAAAGTAGATCATTCGTTCTTCAGACAAAAGCAAGGAGTGATGTCATTATTGGTGTGCTGGACACAGGTGTTTGGCCTGAATCAAAAAGTTTTGATGACACTGGACTAGGTCCAGTCCCTGCGAGCTGGAAGGGCACGTGTCAAATTGGCAAGAACTTCGACGCATCAAGCTGTAACCGGAAACTCATTGGTGCTAGGTTTTTCTCACAAGGTTATGAAGCAGCTTTCGGGGCAATTGATGAGACCATGGAATCCAAGTCACCAAGAGACGATGAAGGCCATGGCACACACACTGCAACTACAGCAGCTGGTTCAGTTGTAACCAGCGCTAGCCTCTTGGGTTATGCCACCGGTACAGCACGTGGGATGGCTTCGCATGCAAGAGTGGCAGCATACAAGGTATGTTGGACCGGAGGATGTTTTAGCAGCGACATACTGGCAGGGTTGGACCAGGCTGTCATAGATGGTGTAAATGTGCTTTCACTGTCCCTTGGTGGCACAATTTCTGAGTATCATAGGGACATAGTTGCTATTGGAGCCTTTTCTGCAGCATCTCAAGGAATCTTTGTCTCATGTTCAGCAGGGAATAGCGGTCCAAGCTCTGGGACCCTATCCAACGTTGCACCATGGATAACTACTGTAGGTGCAGGAACCATGGACCGTGAATTTCCAGCATACATTGGcattggaagtggaaaaaaacTCAATGGAGTATCGCTTTACAGTGGAAAGGCATTGCCTAGTTCTGTAATGCCACTGGTGTATGCTGGAAATGTCAGCCAATCATCGAATGGAAATTTATGCACTAGTGGTAGTCTAATTCCAGAAAAGGTTGCTGGGAAAATTGTCGTATGTGACCGGGGGATGAATGCAAGGGCCCAAAAGGGTTTGGTTGTGAAGGATGCTGGTGGAATAGGGATGATTCTGGCAAACACCGACACTTATGGAGATGAGTTGGTTGCTGATGCACACCTCATACCTGCAGCTGCAGTTGGTCAAACTGCTGGCAACTTGATCAAGCAGTACATAGCTTCTAACAGTAATCCAACTGCCACAATTGCATTTGGAGGTACCAAGTTGGGTGTTCAACCATCGCCAGTTGTTGCAGCTTTTAGTTCCAGAGGGCCAAACCCAATCACACCAGATATACTAAAACCTGATTTGATAGCACCAGGTGTCAATATTCTTGCTGGCTGGACAGGGAAAGTTGGACCATCTGGTTTGCAAGAAGACACTAGGAATGTAGGTTTCAACATCATCTCTGGAACTTCCATGTCATGTCCCCATGTAAGTGGGCTAGCAGCACTACTCAAAACTGCCCATCCAGAATGGAGTCCAGCAGCTATAAGGTCAGCACTGATGACTACAAGTTACAGCACATACAAGAACGGAAAAACAATTGAGGATGTTGCAACAGGAACATCATCTACACCATTTGATTATGGTGCTGGACATGTGAATCCAACAGCAGCTGTCAATCCTGGTTTAGTGTATGATCTCACAGTCGATGACTATATAAACTTCCTTTGTGCCTTGGACTACAGCCCAAGTATGATCAAGGTCATTGCCAAAAGAGACATCTCCTGTGACAAAAATAAGGAGTACAAAGTTGCTGATCTTAATTACCCATCTTTTGCCATTCCTTTGGAAACGGCCTGGGGTGAACATGCAGATAGTAGTACACCCACAGTGACCAGATACACAAGGACTCTAACAAACGTGGGAAACCCAGCTACATACAAGGCATCAGTCTCTTCTGAAGCACAGGAAGTGAAGATTCTGGTTGAGCCACAAATACTTACTTTCAGTCAAAAGAACGAAAAGAAGACCTACACGGTGACATTCACTGCTAGTTCCAAGCCATCAGGCACAACTAGCTTCGCTCGACTGGAGTGGTCAGATGGACAACACGTTGTTGCTAGCCCAATTGCTTTCAGCTGGACATGA